A single window of Pontibacillus chungwhensis DNA harbors:
- a CDS encoding cytochrome c biogenesis CcdA family protein, protein MTASAAELTIWLAFGAGVLSFISPCTLPLFPAYLSYITGVSVKELKDSSSFAIRKTLLLHSIFFLLGVSLIFMGLGIGVSLLGQWIQGLLTGNSGVLLQRLAGIFIVLMGFLITGWLRIPLFMNEKRMRLAKKPAGYLGTVFVGVGFAAGWTPCIGPIFASILVVAGTNPTEGTLYTLMYIIGFSVPFLVLSFFLGSTRWIVKYSERFMKIGGSIMIGMGVLLFTGQMASLSNYLLQLLDGTWFSNLG, encoded by the coding sequence ATGACAGCTTCTGCAGCAGAGCTTACAATCTGGCTGGCATTTGGGGCAGGGGTGCTCTCATTTATATCCCCATGTACGCTACCTTTATTTCCTGCTTATTTGTCCTATATCACAGGAGTTAGCGTGAAAGAATTGAAGGACTCTTCTTCGTTTGCGATTCGGAAAACATTACTCCTCCACTCCATATTCTTTTTACTAGGTGTGTCCCTGATTTTTATGGGACTTGGAATTGGAGTTTCGTTGCTTGGTCAATGGATTCAAGGATTGTTAACCGGGAATTCAGGAGTCTTGCTTCAGCGTTTAGCTGGTATTTTTATTGTTTTAATGGGCTTTTTAATAACGGGGTGGTTAAGAATTCCGCTCTTTATGAATGAAAAGAGAATGAGGTTGGCCAAAAAGCCTGCGGGCTACCTGGGGACGGTGTTTGTAGGTGTTGGATTCGCCGCTGGATGGACACCGTGTATAGGACCGATCTTTGCTTCCATACTCGTCGTAGCAGGGACAAATCCAACAGAGGGAACCTTGTATACCCTTATGTATATCATCGGGTTCTCTGTTCCGTTTCTTGTACTTTCTTTCTTCCTTGGTTCCACCAGGTGGATTGTGAAATACAGTGAACGTTTCATGAAAATTGGAGGAAGTATCATGATTGGAATGGGTGTGTTGCTGTTTACTGGACAGATGGCTAGTCTCTCAAACTACCTGTTGCAACTTCTCGATGGAACTTGGTTTTCAAATTTAGGATAG
- a CDS encoding redoxin domain-containing protein, producing the protein MNIKRIIIVAIFVGMFGWAIYDFTSEEQNTSDVLEQNSNGQGESGANIEEGLEVGQKAPDFEVKTLQGEKASLSNYKGERIMLNFWATWCPPCRAEMPDMEKFYQNKDVTILAVNLTGTEAKVDDVHAFKKEYGLSFPVLLDQGNEVATMYQIRPIPTTYMIDSEGIIQHKSLGAMNYERMVQQFENMK; encoded by the coding sequence ATGAATATAAAGCGTATCATCATTGTGGCGATCTTCGTAGGGATGTTTGGATGGGCGATTTACGATTTTACTAGTGAGGAGCAAAATACGTCAGACGTTTTGGAACAGAATTCTAATGGGCAAGGGGAATCTGGAGCTAATATAGAAGAAGGGTTAGAGGTCGGACAGAAAGCACCTGACTTTGAAGTAAAAACGTTACAAGGAGAGAAAGCCTCCTTATCGAACTATAAAGGAGAAAGGATTATGCTGAACTTCTGGGCTACATGGTGCCCTCCCTGTCGAGCGGAAATGCCAGATATGGAGAAGTTCTATCAGAATAAAGACGTTACGATCCTTGCTGTTAATTTAACGGGAACAGAAGCAAAGGTGGACGATGTCCATGCGTTTAAAAAGGAGTATGGGTTAAGCTTTCCCGTTCTTTTAGATCAAGGGAATGAAGTCGCGACTATGTATCAGATCAGGCCCATTCCAACTACATATATGATTGATTCAGAAGGGATCATTCAACACAAATCATTGGGGGCTATGAATTACGAACGAATGGTGCAGCAATTTGAGAACATGAAGTAA
- a CDS encoding YfcC family protein, producing the protein MESQTERNGKWEMPDTYVILFAVLIVASIATYLVPSGSFERETIEGVERVIPGTYSEVDGNPAGFMDIFLALQEGMVQSGGLIFLVLFAGGAFEVIERSGAIKGGIIRAVNKTRGKEFWLIAIVSTLFALGGAVGAVANSVIPFVAIGVIIARALKLDAIVAVSITFGATFAGFNVGFLNPYTVGIAQSIADIPLFSGMLLRIIAFVFIVGATILYTWGYTKKLLHDPSKSLVGILDEEEAEEDLKAPFTGRHKWILGFVGAALLFFIFATIQFKWTINHMAAFFIIIGLVAGIIAGMNYNKVALTFLEGCQKLVYGALIIGVARAILIVMEDASILDTAVNALSVPLEGLTPVLSALGMFVANGVLNFLVPSGSGQAMISMPILSPLADMVGITRQVAVQAYQFGDGFTNSIFPTSGPLMASLAVAGVPWIKWAKWMLPLLLIWVVIAVIMLTVGVLINWGPV; encoded by the coding sequence TTGGAGAGTCAAACGGAGAGAAATGGGAAGTGGGAGATGCCGGATACGTATGTGATTTTATTTGCGGTATTAATTGTAGCGTCGATTGCGACTTATCTGGTTCCATCTGGTTCTTTTGAAAGGGAAACGATTGAGGGGGTAGAGCGGGTTATACCTGGTACATATAGTGAGGTGGATGGGAATCCGGCTGGTTTTATGGATATCTTTCTTGCCTTACAAGAAGGGATGGTTCAGTCTGGAGGGTTAATCTTTCTTGTTCTGTTTGCAGGAGGGGCGTTTGAAGTGATTGAGCGTTCTGGTGCGATTAAAGGTGGAATTATCAGGGCTGTGAACAAGACGAGAGGGAAAGAGTTCTGGCTCATTGCGATTGTATCTACCTTGTTCGCTCTTGGTGGAGCTGTTGGGGCTGTTGCGAATTCGGTTATTCCTTTTGTGGCAATCGGGGTGATCATTGCCAGAGCCTTGAAGCTGGATGCGATTGTAGCGGTGTCTATTACATTTGGAGCAACGTTTGCCGGGTTTAATGTTGGCTTCTTAAATCCATATACCGTAGGAATTGCCCAATCTATAGCGGATATTCCGCTTTTCTCGGGGATGCTTTTACGAATTATCGCTTTTGTCTTTATTGTAGGAGCCACGATTCTTTATACATGGGGTTATACGAAGAAACTGCTCCATGATCCTTCAAAGAGTCTGGTCGGGATACTAGATGAGGAGGAGGCGGAAGAAGATTTAAAGGCGCCCTTTACCGGGCGACATAAGTGGATCCTTGGGTTCGTTGGGGCTGCGCTATTGTTCTTTATATTTGCGACGATTCAGTTTAAATGGACGATCAATCATATGGCTGCTTTCTTTATTATCATCGGGCTTGTAGCCGGAATCATAGCAGGGATGAATTACAATAAGGTGGCACTCACCTTTCTAGAAGGATGTCAAAAGCTTGTTTATGGTGCGTTGATTATCGGGGTGGCTCGGGCCATTTTAATCGTTATGGAGGATGCGAGCATACTCGATACAGCTGTAAATGCTTTATCTGTTCCACTGGAGGGACTAACGCCTGTTCTTTCTGCGCTCGGGATGTTTGTGGCCAATGGGGTCTTGAATTTCCTCGTTCCATCTGGGAGTGGACAAGCTATGATCTCTATGCCGATCTTGTCTCCATTAGCGGATATGGTCGGTATTACGAGGCAAGTAGCTGTACAGGCCTATCAATTCGGTGATGGCTTCACGAATAGCATCTTCCCGACGTCAGGCCCACTGATGGCCAGTCTAGCCGTAGCGGGAGTTCCATGGATTAAATGGGCGAAATGGATGCTTCCGTTATTGCTGATATGGGTTGTTATTGCGGTGATTATGCTAACAGTAGGGGTCTTGATCAATTGGGGGCCGGTTTAA
- a CDS encoding sensor histidine kinase: MTILNVFIITIFVGISGWSIYNTACFLVANMDTGTVRQSHFRETLFQYLWIFSLCAIILGSMVNYLFTKKLLRPVRDLIETTKTLKEGKYPKPISMSNGSEMDEFIGHYNELVRQLEANEHQRKKIVTDLSHELRTPLSNISGYLNALKSGVIDGSQELYGSLYEESKRLTHMIQQLDQLKEWDNGSHQRLAKRGRVNIQEVVQTSVLTFKRTLEQRGIEWEVQVESQELLVDQEGVQQVLNNLLDNAIQYYIDGAPLVIEGKIDQDAYELSIRGPGRVIEEEDQEKIFERFYRSDPSRSRETGGTGLGLAIAKEIVERHEGEIGLRSDGNDHTFWFRLPKEGALD, from the coding sequence ATGACCATATTAAATGTGTTCATTATTACGATCTTTGTTGGCATTAGTGGGTGGTCTATTTATAATACGGCGTGCTTCCTGGTGGCGAATATGGATACGGGTACTGTTCGTCAGTCGCATTTTCGTGAAACCCTTTTTCAATATCTGTGGATCTTTAGTTTGTGCGCCATCATTTTGGGGAGTATGGTCAATTATCTATTTACCAAGAAACTGTTAAGGCCTGTGAGAGATTTAATTGAGACAACCAAAACATTAAAAGAAGGAAAGTATCCTAAGCCGATCTCGATGAGTAATGGTAGCGAAATGGATGAGTTTATAGGGCATTACAATGAATTGGTCAGACAATTAGAAGCAAATGAACATCAACGAAAGAAAATCGTTACTGATCTCTCCCATGAACTTAGAACCCCATTATCGAATATTAGCGGCTATTTAAATGCCCTCAAGTCGGGTGTGATAGACGGGAGCCAAGAATTATATGGCAGTCTATATGAAGAGTCCAAGCGTCTCACTCATATGATCCAACAGCTTGATCAATTAAAAGAATGGGACAATGGATCTCACCAACGCCTGGCTAAAAGGGGGAGGGTGAATATACAGGAGGTGGTCCAAACTTCTGTCTTAACCTTTAAGAGAACCTTAGAGCAACGAGGAATTGAATGGGAGGTTCAAGTAGAGTCTCAGGAATTGCTTGTGGACCAGGAGGGGGTTCAACAGGTGCTGAATAATCTTCTAGATAACGCCATTCAATATTATATAGATGGAGCACCCCTAGTAATTGAAGGAAAGATAGATCAGGATGCGTATGAATTATCTATTCGAGGCCCTGGAAGGGTGATAGAAGAAGAGGATCAAGAGAAAATCTTTGAGCGCTTTTATCGCTCTGACCCTTCAAGAAGCAGGGAAACCGGTGGTACGGGTCTTGGACTGGCTATTGCAAAAGAGATCGTAGAACGCCATGAAGGGGAGATTGGCCTGCGATCAGATGGGAACGACCATACCTTTTGGTTTCGGCTACCTAAAGAAGGAGCACTGGATTAA
- a CDS encoding SDR family oxidoreductase has translation MKVLVVGANGQVGKHLVKKIQDTEGLQAKAMIRKEEQASYFKDLGAEPVVVDLEGNTDEITKATEGVDAVVFTAGSGPNTGPDKTMLIDLDGAVKTIEAAKSAGVKRYVMISSFDTTREAIQEAPSSFSPYVAAKHYADDWLRRTDLDYTIIHPGMLTNDEGTGQIQAAEKVERGEIPREDVASVILASLQDNSTVGKEFQIVGGSTSVTGAVKSV, from the coding sequence ATGAAAGTACTTGTAGTAGGAGCAAATGGTCAAGTTGGGAAACATCTTGTGAAGAAGATCCAGGATACAGAAGGTCTTCAAGCGAAGGCAATGATACGTAAAGAAGAACAAGCATCTTACTTTAAAGACTTAGGTGCGGAGCCTGTTGTTGTCGATTTAGAAGGAAACACAGACGAGATTACGAAAGCCACTGAAGGTGTGGACGCTGTTGTATTCACTGCAGGTTCAGGACCTAACACAGGACCTGACAAAACAATGCTAATTGACTTAGACGGTGCCGTGAAAACCATTGAAGCCGCTAAATCTGCAGGAGTGAAGCGCTACGTCATGATTAGTTCATTTGATACGACACGTGAGGCGATCCAGGAAGCTCCATCTTCCTTCTCCCCTTATGTAGCTGCGAAGCACTATGCGGATGATTGGTTACGCCGAACAGACCTGGATTATACCATTATCCATCCAGGTATGCTGACAAATGATGAAGGAACAGGCCAGATTCAAGCAGCTGAAAAGGTAGAAAGAGGCGAGATTCCACGTGAAGATGTAGCAAGTGTGATCTTAGCGAGTCTGCAAGATAATTCTACAGTCGGCAAAGAGTTCCAAATTGTTGGCGGATCCACATCCGTTACAGGTGCCGTGAAATCAGTCTAA
- a CDS encoding general stress protein, with protein sequence MDAKIIGGVFSKVNHAESAISELQHLGYDSKDISIFAKEEEKVNRLEDEKEKSISSNEDEIADGAGSATGLGAIAGRSLGGIGGLLTNIGLISVPGGGNLTSAGPIAFNSEGRKDGVSRSLQDSGVPAEEAQKYEDEVENGKIIVLVEAIGNMQDDVHRIFRTNHTENKSMYPDHY encoded by the coding sequence ATGGATGCAAAGATTATAGGAGGCGTTTTCTCAAAGGTTAATCATGCAGAAAGCGCAATATCAGAATTGCAACACCTCGGATACGATTCTAAAGATATTTCTATTTTTGCGAAGGAAGAAGAGAAGGTAAATCGATTAGAGGATGAAAAGGAGAAGTCCATATCTTCAAATGAAGACGAAATTGCAGATGGTGCTGGCAGCGCCACTGGATTAGGAGCCATTGCCGGAAGAAGCTTAGGCGGGATTGGCGGCTTACTCACAAACATTGGTCTCATATCTGTACCCGGTGGCGGAAACTTAACCTCAGCTGGCCCCATCGCCTTCAACTCAGAGGGACGTAAAGATGGAGTCTCTCGTTCCCTTCAAGATTCCGGCGTACCCGCGGAAGAGGCTCAAAAGTACGAAGACGAGGTAGAGAATGGGAAGATAATTGTGCTTGTAGAAGCAATCGGAAATATGCAAGATGACGTTCACCGAATCTTTCGAACCAACCACACGGAAAATAAATCTATGTATCCTGATCATTACTAA
- a CDS encoding response regulator transcription factor, whose amino-acid sequence MKQTILIVEDDKMIRQLVAIYLNKEGYETIEAADGEEAKRAFLTYHPCLVILDLMLPKVSGEEVCRWIREQERNEVSIIMLTAKAKTSDKITGLRMGADDYLTKPFEPDELVAHVEAVLRRTGQFCQKIVHDGLCIKPRKGEVLLYETAVNLTKYEFNMLYYFMTNPNRVLTREQLLQNLYPLAEQTVLDRTIDAHIKKLREKVEKDPSHPKRIQTVRGMGYKFVTE is encoded by the coding sequence ATGAAACAAACAATTTTAATCGTAGAAGACGACAAAATGATACGACAACTCGTTGCGATCTATTTAAATAAAGAGGGGTATGAAACGATCGAGGCTGCGGATGGAGAAGAAGCCAAAAGAGCTTTCCTGACCTATCATCCTTGCTTGGTGATATTGGATTTAATGCTTCCGAAGGTGAGTGGAGAAGAGGTTTGCAGATGGATTAGGGAACAGGAGAGAAATGAAGTATCGATTATTATGCTTACGGCTAAAGCAAAAACGAGTGATAAAATCACGGGGCTTCGTATGGGGGCGGATGATTACTTAACGAAACCGTTTGAGCCAGATGAATTAGTCGCTCATGTTGAAGCGGTTCTCCGTCGAACAGGGCAGTTTTGCCAAAAAATCGTGCATGACGGATTGTGTATTAAACCCCGTAAAGGCGAGGTCCTCCTGTATGAAACAGCGGTGAACCTGACGAAATATGAATTTAATATGCTCTATTATTTTATGACCAACCCAAATCGAGTCTTAACCCGGGAACAACTCTTGCAAAATCTCTACCCATTAGCGGAACAAACCGTGTTAGATCGAACAATCGATGCTCATATCAAGAAACTTCGGGAAAAGGTTGAAAAAGACCCATCACACCCTAAGAGAATACAAACGGTTAGAGGAATGGGGTATAAATTTGTCACTGAATAA
- the aspA gene encoding aspartate ammonia-lyase produces the protein MTHHFRTESDSLGKKEVPLNAYYGIQTLRAQENFPITGYKLNEALIYSIAAVKKAAALANRDIHQLPADISRAIVQSTDEILNGDHHDQFLVDPIQGGAGTSLNMNANEVIANRALEIMGKKKGDYESVNPNNHVNMSQSTNDVFPTTMHLAISQVMSQLEDVMKEMAATFKDKADEFDHIVKVGRTHLQDAVPIRLGQEFESYHRMVKRDLKRIERTRENFYEVNMGATAVGTGLNADPTYTKLVVEHLSSISGLPLESAENLVDATQNTDAYTELSSALKNTMTNLSKIANDLRLMASGPKNGLCEILLPARQPGSSIMPGKVNPVMPEVINQIAFQVIGNDQTISMASEAGQLDLNVMEPVLIFNLLESMTVMKNGFQVFTDLCLKDIQANEAALKDHVEKSLGVITALSPHIGYEQSAKIAQEGIKTNKSIRELCKEYNILNPEDLEVILDTYEMTYPGIAGSHLKEKMTV, from the coding sequence ATGACGCATCATTTTCGAACAGAATCAGATTCTCTAGGGAAGAAAGAAGTACCACTAAACGCCTATTACGGCATCCAGACATTGCGAGCACAAGAAAACTTTCCGATCACTGGTTATAAATTAAATGAAGCGTTAATTTACAGCATCGCTGCAGTCAAGAAGGCTGCAGCACTAGCCAACAGGGACATTCACCAGCTCCCTGCCGATATTAGTAGAGCAATCGTTCAATCTACTGATGAAATCCTTAATGGCGACCATCATGATCAATTCCTCGTGGACCCTATTCAGGGTGGAGCCGGTACTTCCCTGAATATGAACGCCAATGAAGTGATCGCCAACAGAGCGTTAGAAATTATGGGAAAGAAAAAAGGGGATTACGAATCGGTTAATCCGAATAACCACGTCAATATGTCTCAATCAACGAACGATGTCTTCCCAACGACCATGCACCTGGCCATATCTCAGGTAATGAGCCAGCTCGAAGATGTTATGAAGGAGATGGCAGCGACTTTCAAGGACAAAGCAGATGAATTTGATCACATTGTTAAAGTAGGACGTACCCATCTACAGGATGCAGTCCCGATTCGATTAGGCCAAGAATTTGAAAGCTATCATCGTATGGTGAAAAGAGATCTTAAGCGAATTGAGCGTACGAGAGAGAACTTCTATGAAGTGAATATGGGGGCTACTGCTGTCGGGACAGGGTTGAACGCTGATCCTACGTACACAAAACTTGTGGTTGAGCACTTATCTTCCATTAGCGGATTACCTTTAGAATCCGCTGAGAATCTGGTCGATGCCACTCAGAACACAGATGCTTATACAGAGCTATCATCAGCCTTAAAGAATACGATGACCAATCTCTCTAAAATCGCTAATGATCTACGGCTCATGGCCTCAGGACCGAAGAATGGCCTTTGTGAAATTCTATTACCTGCACGACAGCCAGGGTCATCTATTATGCCTGGCAAAGTAAACCCCGTGATGCCAGAAGTAATCAATCAAATCGCTTTTCAAGTGATTGGCAATGATCAAACCATCAGTATGGCTAGTGAAGCCGGTCAATTAGATTTAAATGTAATGGAACCTGTCCTGATCTTCAACCTGCTTGAATCGATGACTGTGATGAAGAACGGGTTTCAAGTCTTCACCGATTTATGCTTGAAAGACATACAAGCAAACGAAGCCGCTTTAAAAGATCATGTCGAGAAAAGTTTAGGCGTTATCACAGCACTAAGCCCTCACATTGGATATGAGCAATCAGCCAAGATCGCACAAGAAGGAATCAAAACGAACAAAAGCATTCGTGAATTATGTAAGGAGTACAATATTTTAAATCCCGAAGACCTTGAAGTCATATTAGATACGTATGAAATGACTTACCCAGGTATTGCAGGATCGCATTTGAAAGAGAAAATGACGGTTTAA